A part of Astatotilapia calliptera chromosome 15, fAstCal1.2, whole genome shotgun sequence genomic DNA contains:
- the tcf21 gene encoding transcription factor 21 yields MSTGSLSDVDDELLDGILKFGSSGKDSNESTEESSNCEGSCANEERRETPGKKRKTTSRKTAPKGVAQQEGKQVQRNAANARERARMRVLSKAFSRLKTSLPWVPPDTKLSKLDTLRLASSYIAHLRQILANDKYENGYIHPVNLTWPFMVAGKPENDLKEMLNSTRLCGTTAS; encoded by the exons ATGTCCACCGGGTCTCTCAGCGATGTCGACGACGAGCTCCTGGACGGCATCCTGAAGTTTGGTTCCTCCGGTAAAGATTCCAACGAGAGCACGGAGGAGAGCTCAAACTGCGAGGGCTCATGCGCAAACGAGGAACGGAGAGAAACGCCCGGCAAAAAACGGAAGACAACGTCCAGGAAAACGGCGCCCAAGGGTGTGGCACAACAGGAGGGCAAGCAGGTGCAGAGGAACGCGGCCAACGCCCGGGAAAGAGCCAGGATGAGAGTCCTGTCCAAAGCCTTCTCCCGGCTTAAGACCTCCTTACCCTGGGTACCACCGGATACCAAGCTCTCCAAACTGGACACACTGCGCCTGGCGTCTAGCTACATAGCACACCTCCGACAGATACTGGCCAACGACAAATACGAAAATGGATATATCCACCCTGTTAACCTG ACGTGGCCTTTCATGGTTGCAGGTAAACCGGAGAACGATTTGAAGGAGATGCTGAACTCAACGAGGTTGTGCGGAACTACGGCGTCTTGA